The following proteins are encoded in a genomic region of Saccharopolyspora antimicrobica:
- a CDS encoding pyridoxamine 5'-phosphate oxidase family protein has translation MSATSLTAQDIEFLRRPLHGFLSVAAGPLPPQPRPVWFEATDEGAIQLFTGPDTLKVRRLRRDPRASIVVAAPVGERERWVSVAGRTTVEPDGGRDLCARLFARYWDLADPARAEELAGMLTEDWVRVVIHPQTVHRFLN, from the coding sequence ATGAGCGCCACTTCGCTGACCGCCCAGGACATCGAGTTCCTCCGACGCCCCCTGCACGGGTTCCTGTCCGTGGCCGCGGGGCCGCTCCCGCCGCAGCCCCGGCCCGTGTGGTTCGAGGCCACCGATGAGGGCGCGATCCAGCTGTTCACCGGCCCGGACACGCTCAAGGTGCGCCGCTTGCGCCGCGATCCCCGGGCTTCGATCGTCGTCGCAGCTCCGGTGGGGGAGCGCGAGCGCTGGGTGTCGGTCGCGGGCCGCACCACGGTGGAACCCGACGGAGGACGCGACCTGTGCGCCCGCCTGTTCGCCCGCTACTGGGACCTCGCCGACCCGGCCCGCGCCGAGGAACTCGCCGGGATGCTCACCGAGGACTGGGTCCGCGTCGTCATCCACCCGCAGACCGTGCACCGCTTCCTGAACTGA
- a CDS encoding helix-turn-helix transcriptional regulator: protein MSSGELGVFLRARRAQRSPEDAGVLYSGRRKVTGLRREEVAVLAGVNADYYTRLEQGRETRPSPQVLDALCRALDLDPDAREHLYRLAGTTPDGTPAPAPQTVSPELRQLMDGYPHTPAFVLNRNLDVLATNTLADALFSPFRAVDNLARMIFLDPVGRRFYAHWDWTAQATVANLRVAAGFAPHDPDLQRLVAELSERSTHFRTWWETHQVRGKTREPKHLVHPDVGPLTLTYQAFDVRAAPGQQLIIYHAEPATPSAQALALLSSLHATTHHARQIDT from the coding sequence ATGAGCAGTGGTGAGCTGGGTGTGTTCCTGCGAGCGCGCCGCGCACAACGATCTCCCGAAGACGCGGGCGTGCTCTACTCCGGCCGGCGCAAGGTGACCGGACTGCGCCGCGAAGAAGTCGCCGTGCTCGCCGGGGTGAACGCCGACTACTACACCCGCTTGGAACAGGGCCGCGAGACCCGCCCGTCACCGCAAGTGCTCGACGCCCTCTGCCGGGCCCTGGATCTCGACCCCGACGCCCGCGAGCACCTGTACCGACTCGCCGGCACCACACCGGACGGCACGCCCGCGCCGGCGCCGCAGACCGTGAGCCCCGAACTGCGGCAACTCATGGACGGCTACCCGCACACCCCCGCCTTCGTGCTCAACCGCAACCTGGACGTACTGGCCACCAACACCCTCGCCGATGCGCTGTTCTCGCCATTCCGCGCGGTGGACAACCTCGCCCGCATGATCTTCCTCGACCCCGTGGGACGACGGTTCTACGCGCACTGGGACTGGACTGCGCAGGCCACCGTGGCGAACCTGCGGGTGGCTGCGGGCTTCGCCCCGCACGACCCCGATCTGCAGCGCCTGGTGGCCGAACTCAGCGAACGCAGCACGCACTTCCGCACCTGGTGGGAAACCCATCAGGTGCGCGGCAAGACCCGCGAACCCAAACATCTCGTCCACCCCGACGTCGGCCCGCTGACCCTCACCTACCAGGCATTCGACGTGCGCGCCGCCCCCGGCCAGCAGCTGATCATCTACCACGCCGAACCCGCCACACCCAGCGCCCAGGCCCTCGCACTGTTGAGCAGCCTCCACGCCACGACGCACCACGCGCGTCAGATCGACACCTGA